A genomic region of Podarcis raffonei isolate rPodRaf1 chromosome 13, rPodRaf1.pri, whole genome shotgun sequence contains the following coding sequences:
- the LOC128400556 gene encoding uncharacterized protein LOC128400556, with translation MTVQFLLLSLRLTVWQSQGETAHPLFESRETAVEQRTQPLAFEGRQPSMKFPALITACLQILLWRSVHAGIPPAAILSLDPQHPVYIKGEKVILTCLAPDSLKVAGYTFFKEEQDRTFKELPNSGMGPYEMFRVNEDTVGNYSCVYWIMPSIQEIWSPQSNLVFVAMADPPPFPVLKVAPPSGVVNKGSSLRLTCLANGTMTEKRFHFFKDGAEMDTSHEGSREPANTSPNASVSILQATVNHSGEFACSYEEAIGGRWVMSPWSKTGKVVVNVPGQGSYSSAPSPPTPNPSLSLGYLRLAPTLLFLMVPLAFC, from the exons ATGACGGTTCAGTTCCTGCTCTTGTCTTTGCGTCTGACAGTCTGGCAGAGTCAGGGAGAGACAGCCCATCCTCTCTTTGAAAGCAGAGAGACAGCGGTGGAGCAGAGGACACAGCCATTGGCCTTCGAGGGACGCCAGCCGAGCATGAAATTTCCTGCTTTGATAACAG CCTGTCTGCAGATCCTCCTTTGGAGATCAGTCCATGCAG GGATTCCACCTGCAGCAATTCTTTCCTTGGATCCCCAGCACCCCGTCTACATCAAAGGTGAAAAGGTGATTCTCACTTGTTTGGCTCCTGATAGTTTGAAGGTGGCAGGATACACGTTCTTCAAAGAAGAGCAAGATCGGACCTTCAAGGAGTTGCCCAATAGTGGAATGGGGCCTTATGAGATGTTCCGCGTCAATGAAGATACTGTTGGGAATTACAGCTGTGTGTACTGGATCATGCCCTCAATACAGGAAATCTGGTCCCCACAGAGCAACCTTGTCTTTGTAGCCATGGCAG ATCCCCCTCCTTTTCCGGTGCTCAAAGTGGCTCCTCCATCTGGAGTGGTGAACAAAGGGAGTTCCCTGCGCCTCACTTGCTTGGCCAATGGGACCATGACTGAGAAGAGATTCCATTTCTTCAAGGATGGTGCTGAGATGGACACCAGTCATGAAGGATCCAGAGAACCTGCGAATACCTCACCAAACGCCTCTGTGAGCATCTTACAAGCCACGGTCAACCACAGTGGAGAATTTGCTTGCAGTTATGAGGAAGCGATTGGTGGCCGATGGGTTATGTCTCCATGGAGCAAGACAGGGAAAGTCGTGGTGAATGTCCCAG GTCAAGGGTCATATTCGTCAGCACCATCACCACCCACACCGAATCCATCCCTGTCACTGGGATATTTGCGCTTGGCTCCTACGCTCCTGTTCCTGATGGTCCCGCTTGCTTTCTGTTGA